In the genome of Streptomyces collinus, one region contains:
- a CDS encoding TetR/AcrR family transcriptional regulator, which translates to MSVDSVKRPPSGPRAELKRQAILRAARELFLREGFGVGMDSIAAEAGVSKVTVYNHFGSKEALFTAVITTALDEPLAGESSAALEGLAEAGDLRAALVEAARTWVHAVRTNREVTALRNLVAAELHRFPELGEAWRHRGTESHHPAVAGALRTLADQGRLVIPELQVAIIQFYGLLVFPHMVFSSYGTHIDEDLTDRLITSGVDMFLGHYSPQST; encoded by the coding sequence ATGAGCGTGGACAGCGTCAAACGGCCCCCCAGCGGGCCCCGCGCAGAGCTCAAGCGGCAGGCCATCCTGCGGGCCGCCCGCGAGCTGTTCCTGCGGGAGGGCTTCGGCGTGGGAATGGACAGCATCGCCGCCGAGGCAGGCGTCTCGAAGGTGACCGTCTACAACCACTTCGGCAGCAAGGAAGCCCTGTTCACCGCGGTGATCACGACCGCGCTCGACGAGCCGCTCGCCGGAGAGTCGTCGGCCGCGCTGGAGGGCCTGGCCGAAGCCGGGGACCTGCGGGCCGCCCTCGTCGAGGCGGCCCGCACCTGGGTCCACGCCGTCCGCACCAACCGCGAGGTCACCGCCCTGCGCAACCTCGTCGCCGCCGAGCTCCACCGCTTCCCCGAGCTGGGCGAGGCCTGGAGACACCGCGGCACGGAAAGCCACCACCCCGCAGTCGCAGGCGCCCTGCGCACCCTTGCGGATCAAGGCCGACTCGTGATCCCCGAGCTACAGGTGGCGATCATCCAGTTCTACGGGCTTCTGGTCTTTCCCCACATGGTCTTCAGCTCCTACGGCACACATATCGACGAGGACCTGACCGACCGTCTCATCACCAGCGGCGTCGACATGTTCCTGGGCCACTACAGCCCACAGAGCACATAG
- a CDS encoding MFS transporter, translating to MTHSAAGAPHTAEHDPPPPADLRRWAALALICLAQFMLILDVTVVNVALPDMAADLGLGRETLTWVVTAYTLCFGGLMLLGGRLADALGARRTLLVGLALFTAASLVTGLAQSAPALLGGRIGQGVGAALLSPAALSIVTTTFHGAERTKALGVWAAIGGTGSAAGVLLGGALTDGPGWQWAFFVNVPVGLLLLAALPTLVPARAPQPARLDVPGALLVTTGTAALIYGLVKAGDAGWAAASTLLPLAGAAVAYAAFAGVERTSRAPLMDLRMFTRRPVLAGAFLMLIATGLLIAYFFLGSIYLQHIRGFSALKTGVVFLPVAVGTGIGAHLASRLVGRIGSRPTAVAGMAVAAVGTIPLTRLSETGGVYGGLLPGFVIASLGLGAVFVTATTTALGMVGHREAGLASGVVNTFHEVGGSVGVAVVSTVAASGFERGSVEGFGDAFTVCAVAAAIGAVVSLGLVPRGKPQSTGGPHVH from the coding sequence ATGACCCACTCCGCAGCCGGTGCCCCGCACACGGCCGAACACGACCCTCCTCCGCCCGCCGACCTGCGCCGCTGGGCAGCCCTCGCACTGATCTGCCTCGCCCAGTTCATGCTGATCCTCGACGTCACCGTCGTGAACGTCGCCCTGCCCGACATGGCGGCCGACCTCGGCCTCGGCCGGGAGACGCTGACCTGGGTGGTCACCGCCTACACCCTCTGCTTCGGCGGGTTGATGCTGCTCGGCGGCCGACTCGCCGACGCTCTCGGCGCCCGCCGGACCCTGCTCGTCGGCCTCGCTCTCTTCACCGCCGCCTCACTGGTCACTGGTCTGGCCCAGAGCGCCCCGGCCCTGCTCGGTGGCAGGATCGGCCAAGGCGTCGGCGCGGCCTTGCTGTCCCCGGCCGCGCTGTCCATCGTCACCACGACCTTCCACGGTGCGGAACGCACCAAGGCCCTCGGTGTCTGGGCGGCGATCGGCGGCACCGGTTCGGCTGCCGGCGTGCTCCTCGGCGGGGCTTTGACCGACGGTCCCGGCTGGCAGTGGGCCTTCTTCGTCAATGTGCCGGTCGGACTGCTCCTGTTGGCCGCCCTGCCCACCCTCGTGCCGGCCCGGGCCCCGCAGCCCGCGCGGCTCGACGTACCTGGTGCGCTCCTCGTCACCACGGGTACGGCCGCCCTGATCTACGGCCTGGTGAAAGCGGGGGACGCCGGCTGGGCGGCCGCCTCGACCCTGCTGCCGCTGGCAGGTGCGGCGGTCGCATACGCGGCCTTCGCGGGGGTCGAACGAACCAGTCGCGCCCCACTGATGGACCTGCGGATGTTCACTCGGCGGCCGGTGCTGGCGGGAGCGTTCTTGATGTTGATCGCCACGGGCCTGCTGATCGCGTACTTCTTCCTCGGGTCGATCTATCTCCAGCACATCCGCGGCTTCAGTGCACTGAAGACCGGCGTGGTTTTCCTGCCCGTCGCCGTGGGCACCGGTATCGGCGCCCACCTCGCCTCCCGGCTCGTGGGCCGGATCGGCAGCCGTCCGACGGCCGTCGCCGGCATGGCCGTCGCGGCCGTCGGCACCATCCCACTGACCCGGTTGTCCGAGACCGGCGGTGTGTACGGCGGGCTTCTGCCAGGCTTCGTCATCGCCTCCCTCGGCCTCGGCGCGGTCTTCGTCACCGCCACCACGACCGCTCTGGGCATGGTCGGGCACCGGGAGGCAGGGCTCGCCTCGGGAGTCGTCAACACCTTCCACGAGGTGGGTGGCTCGGTCGGCGTCGCCGTCGTCTCGACCGTCGCAGCCTCCGGCTTCGAGCGTGGCTCGGTGGAAGGCTTCGGCGACGCGTTCACGGTGTGCGCCGTGGCGGCCGCTATCGGCGCCGTCGTGTCCCTGGGGCTCGTCCCGCGAGGCAAACCGCAGTCGACGGGTGGCCCGCATGTGCACTGA
- a CDS encoding DHA2 family efflux MFS transporter permease subunit has translation MRAKGDSVPSVTHTVTASPQTGDPPVRRWLTLAVVSVSLLVVGLDTTVLNVALPTLVGDLGASTSQLQWIVDSYALMSGSLVLFCGSLADRLGRKWIFMSGLALFTVASVVAAYAGSVTTLVLARGAMGVGEALIMPTTLAVIGNVFPRGADRTKAIGIWSAAVGVGTVIGPMVGGWLLSHYWWGSVFLINLPIGIAGLIAAALVVPDSRAPESGRLDPAGALLSVVAVASVLWAVIEGPDRGWTSPAVQAAFAAGALLLAAFVAWQRKTGSPMLPPRIFRHRALAAGDLLVLLGAFTLIGTLFVAVQHFQFVLGYSAGQTGVRLGPAALALLVAGPLAGVLAPRLGMRTVSAGGLALLSASAAVLATTEATDGYDLALVAMLLLGAGAGFVITATSDAIVGSLPETDLGVGSATNSAAIQLGAATGVAVMGSLLSDRYRSGLEATPAPVPEGLLESAKDSLGTALALAERLPGEAGASFAEAARRAFVDGMGPAMFAGAGVTAAGVLLALLLAPSRGAGTTGTTHQKDSS, from the coding sequence GTGCGCGCGAAAGGGGACTCCGTGCCTTCTGTGACTCATACGGTGACCGCTTCACCACAGACTGGCGACCCGCCGGTCCGGCGATGGCTCACCCTCGCCGTCGTGAGCGTGAGCCTGCTGGTCGTCGGGCTCGACACCACCGTGTTGAACGTCGCCCTGCCGACCCTCGTCGGTGATCTCGGCGCCTCCACCAGCCAGTTGCAGTGGATTGTCGACAGCTATGCGCTGATGTCCGGCAGTTTGGTGTTGTTTTGCGGCAGTCTGGCGGACCGGCTGGGCCGCAAGTGGATCTTCATGTCGGGGCTGGCGCTGTTCACGGTGGCGTCCGTGGTTGCCGCTTATGCCGGCTCGGTCACCACCCTCGTGCTAGCGCGTGGAGCCATGGGTGTCGGCGAGGCGTTGATCATGCCGACCACGCTCGCCGTCATCGGGAACGTATTCCCGCGCGGTGCCGACCGCACCAAGGCGATCGGCATCTGGTCGGCGGCCGTCGGCGTCGGGACGGTGATCGGGCCGATGGTGGGTGGCTGGCTGCTGAGCCACTACTGGTGGGGCTCGGTGTTCCTGATCAACCTCCCCATAGGTATCGCGGGTCTGATCGCCGCCGCCCTCGTGGTGCCCGACTCTCGCGCCCCCGAGAGCGGACGGCTGGACCCGGCGGGGGCACTGCTGTCCGTCGTGGCCGTGGCGAGTGTGCTGTGGGCAGTCATCGAGGGGCCCGACCGCGGCTGGACGAGCCCCGCAGTGCAGGCCGCCTTCGCGGCGGGCGCCCTCCTGCTGGCCGCCTTCGTCGCCTGGCAGCGCAAGACCGGCTCGCCGATGCTGCCGCCTCGGATCTTCCGGCACCGTGCGCTCGCGGCTGGTGACTTGCTGGTTTTGCTGGGAGCGTTCACGCTGATCGGCACGCTCTTCGTGGCCGTACAGCACTTCCAGTTCGTGCTCGGATACAGCGCCGGGCAGACCGGAGTGCGGCTCGGCCCCGCCGCGCTCGCCCTGCTGGTCGCCGGCCCGCTGGCGGGTGTCCTCGCGCCGCGCCTCGGCATGCGTACGGTATCGGCCGGCGGGCTCGCCCTACTCTCCGCCTCCGCCGCGGTGCTCGCCACCACCGAGGCAACGGACGGCTACGACCTGGCGCTTGTGGCGATGTTGCTGCTGGGAGCGGGCGCCGGGTTCGTCATCACCGCCACCAGCGACGCCATCGTCGGCTCGCTGCCAGAAACCGACCTCGGCGTCGGCTCGGCCACCAACAGCGCCGCCATACAACTCGGAGCGGCGACCGGAGTCGCGGTCATGGGCAGCCTGCTTTCCGACCGCTACCGCAGCGGACTCGAAGCCACCCCTGCCCCTGTTCCCGAGGGACTCCTGGAATCCGCCAAGGACTCCCTCGGCACCGCGCTCGCACTCGCCGAACGCCTGCCCGGCGAGGCCGGAGCCTCGTTCGCCGAAGCTGCCCGCCGTGCCTTCGTCGACGGCATGGGACCAGCGATGTTCGCCGGAGCAGGCGTCACGGCGGCAGGTGTGCTCCTCGCCCTTCTCCTCGCGCCGTCCCGAGGCGCGGGCACGACCGGAACAACGCACCAGAAGGACTCGTCATGA
- a CDS encoding MFS transporter, which translates to MKGLLTQVRSYEGSVQLLMVNQFTINLGFYMLMPYLAAHLSGTLGLAGWIVGLVLGVRNFSQQGMFLVGGTLADRLGYKPMIVAGCVLRTLGFATLGLVDSLPALLAASAATGLAGALFNPAVRAYLAADAGERRVEAFALFNVFYQAGILLGPLAGMVLTGVDFRITCLVSAGIFALLSVVQIRALPARRSQDAKQRDAHAGQGVLAQWRGILANRPFLLFSIAMIGSYVLSFQVYLALPLEVRRLGGDGESGTAAVAMLFAVSGLTTILGQTRVTAWCKARYEPGQALVRGLAALGLAFVPLLLATAVPVPESGVGLWLLAAVPPTLAALLLAIGTMIAYPFEMDTIVRLSGDRLVATHYGLYNTICGIGITVGNLGTGAALDAARAAGLPALPWITLCALGLACAAALYGLHRTGRLAPPASEPLAATV; encoded by the coding sequence GTGAAGGGGCTGCTCACCCAGGTCCGTTCGTACGAAGGCAGCGTCCAGCTGTTGATGGTGAACCAGTTCACCATCAATCTCGGCTTCTACATGTTGATGCCCTATCTGGCCGCCCACCTCTCCGGAACGCTCGGGCTGGCCGGCTGGATCGTGGGACTCGTCCTCGGCGTACGGAACTTCAGCCAGCAGGGCATGTTCCTGGTCGGGGGCACGCTCGCCGACCGGCTCGGCTACAAGCCGATGATCGTCGCCGGGTGCGTGCTGCGCACCCTCGGCTTCGCGACGCTCGGACTCGTCGACTCCCTGCCCGCCCTGCTCGCCGCCTCCGCGGCCACCGGGCTGGCCGGTGCGCTGTTCAACCCGGCCGTGCGGGCGTACCTCGCGGCCGACGCGGGGGAGCGCAGGGTCGAGGCGTTCGCCCTGTTCAACGTGTTCTACCAGGCAGGCATCCTGCTCGGCCCGCTGGCCGGCATGGTGCTGACCGGCGTGGACTTCCGCATCACCTGCCTGGTCTCCGCCGGGATCTTCGCCCTGCTGAGCGTCGTACAGATCCGCGCGCTGCCCGCCAGGAGGTCACAGGACGCCAAGCAGCGGGACGCTCACGCCGGCCAGGGTGTGCTCGCCCAGTGGCGCGGCATCCTCGCCAACCGGCCGTTCCTGCTCTTCTCCATCGCCATGATCGGTTCCTACGTCCTGTCCTTCCAGGTCTACCTGGCATTGCCGCTGGAGGTGCGCCGGCTCGGCGGCGACGGGGAGTCCGGCACGGCTGCCGTGGCGATGCTCTTCGCCGTCTCCGGGCTGACCACGATCCTCGGTCAGACGCGAGTGACGGCGTGGTGCAAGGCGCGGTACGAGCCAGGACAGGCACTCGTGCGCGGACTGGCAGCGTTGGGGCTGGCCTTCGTGCCCCTGCTGCTCGCCACCGCCGTGCCGGTACCGGAGTCAGGGGTCGGATTGTGGCTGCTCGCGGCGGTTCCGCCGACGCTCGCCGCGCTGCTGCTGGCCATCGGCACGATGATCGCCTACCCGTTCGAGATGGACACCATCGTCCGCCTCTCCGGTGACCGCCTCGTCGCCACCCACTACGGGCTGTACAACACGATCTGCGGCATCGGCATCACCGTCGGAAACCTCGGCACGGGCGCCGCGCTCGACGCCGCCCGCGCGGCCGGGTTGCCCGCGCTGCCCTGGATCACGCTGTGCGCGCTCGGCCTGGCCTGCGCGGCCGCCCTGTACGGCCTGCACCGCACCGGCCGACTGGCGCCGCCGGCCTCCGAGCCGCTCGCCGCGACCGTCTGA
- a CDS encoding DUF1015 domain-containing protein has product MPAPAVPFPEPTPLQLRPFRAVRYDADRVGDPSELLASPHDSLHPAQVRALRRHPHHVARLLYADAPHGAACEMARWLRRGVLRRDERPALYVYQQQRGARILQRGLIGDLLLPHQAGQLLPHEDVSAHVVRQRAAHMSGLRAQLEPLLLAHRGTESTTAQLVDHTTRRTPVAVARTGQITHILWACDDPAELARLVSGLSVRQALIADGHHRHAACLQLSGDAAGPWTSSLALLVDTVTSPLRLSAIHRLLPALEPEKAARNAAEVARVLPLPGGPHPPEPGELILTGGGEAWSITHPDPRALEEALADRPASGRSSPLPSATTCCSATPGPCLTCPVP; this is encoded by the coding sequence ATGCCCGCTCCTGCGGTGCCCTTCCCCGAGCCGACCCCGTTGCAGCTCCGCCCCTTCCGGGCAGTGCGCTACGACGCGGACCGTGTCGGCGACCCGTCCGAGCTCCTCGCCTCGCCCCACGACAGCCTTCACCCAGCCCAGGTTCGCGCGCTCCGACGCCACCCGCACCACGTGGCGCGACTGCTGTACGCGGACGCACCGCATGGCGCCGCATGCGAAATGGCGCGCTGGCTGCGACGCGGCGTACTCCGCCGGGACGAGCGGCCCGCACTGTACGTCTACCAGCAACAGCGTGGCGCCCGGATCCTCCAACGTGGCCTCATCGGCGACCTGTTGCTGCCACACCAGGCGGGACAACTGCTGCCGCACGAAGACGTGTCGGCTCATGTGGTCAGGCAGCGCGCTGCCCATATGTCAGGGCTGCGCGCCCAATTGGAGCCGCTGCTGCTGGCCCACCGAGGCACAGAGTCGACGACCGCACAGCTCGTGGACCACACCACCCGCCGAACGCCTGTCGCCGTCGCCCGGACCGGACAGATCACCCACATATTGTGGGCCTGTGACGACCCCGCGGAACTCGCCCGTCTGGTCAGTGGTCTGTCCGTACGGCAGGCACTCATCGCCGACGGCCACCACCGCCACGCCGCCTGCCTCCAGCTGAGCGGCGATGCGGCAGGCCCGTGGACCAGCAGCCTCGCTCTCCTGGTCGATACCGTCACGTCTCCGCTTCGGCTCTCCGCGATCCATCGACTGCTGCCGGCACTGGAACCGGAGAAAGCCGCACGCAACGCGGCCGAAGTGGCCCGAGTACTCCCGCTGCCAGGAGGGCCGCATCCGCCCGAGCCCGGCGAACTCATACTGACCGGCGGGGGAGAGGCCTGGAGCATCACACATCCTGATCCTCGAGCCCTGGAAGAAGCCCTGGCGGATCGTCCAGCCAGTGGGCGCAGCTCCCCGCTGCCGTCAGCGACCACCTGCTGCTCCGCCACGCCTGGTCCGTGCCTGACCTGCCCGGTGCCGTGA